Below is a window of Chiloscyllium punctatum isolate Juve2018m chromosome 52, sChiPun1.3, whole genome shotgun sequence DNA.
ctgtacaggacatcggttaggccactgttggaatattgcatgcaattctggtctccttccaaacggaaagatgttatgaaacctgaaagggttcagaaaagatttacaaggatgctgcaagggttggaggatttgagctatagggagaggctgaataggctggagttgtttttcctggagtgtcggaggctgaggtttacaaaattatgaggggcatggataggttaaataggcaaagtcttttccctgggttcagggagtccagaactagagggcataggtttagggtgagagggaaaaagatataaaagcgacctacggagcaacgttttcacacagggtggtatgtgtatggaatgagctgccagaggaagtggtggaagttgatacaattgcaacatttaagagccatttggatgggtatatgaataggaagggtttggagggatatggattgggtgctggcaggtgggactagattgggttgggatatctggtcagtatggatgggttggaccaaagtttctgtttctatgctgtacatctttatgactctataatgggAATTCACATTGAAACAAGAAAGACTCGGTTGtaagagatgaggtgagagtgtccagtgaagagtggaggAGTCATAGTAGAAGTACTGCACAAAcgttcagctccaggaatacaatttgttcttGCTAATGATGTTGCGGATTCACCGGAAAGAGTGCCACCggactgtggttgaaaagccagtggaaattcaggcaactgaactattgcaggacacatatcctgggatttttcgTGACTGTGTGGAAagaaggtcacaaagtcaccagttgaaacaggaaagatcaaagagtacagataaagtTGAAGtgaaattagcagagaccctgtttgatcagatggCTGAAACAAACCAGAACAGATTGATGAACAAAGCAGACACCTTTAGCTCAGGTAAGTTAACttagttacagcagaaagatgaacatttcaagcaattgtatcaaaaggcatatacAAAAAGCATCCGAATGTTTCCCTGAATgttgttatttttaaaataatgtctgaatgaggaaatggagacgatCACATATTGAGGCAGATGAGAGATGGGCAGAAGTTTATCAAGTTCTATTGTCAGTAGGTTCCAGAAAGGAGGTGTTGTGAGGAGCGCATGATCTACCTGCATAGATTGTATGTTTGGAATTCACATTATTTAACTGTCATCTCTGTACGTGACAACTATTCAGTCGAGGATTAATTCTGTCCTTCTCAGTCACAGATAAACTCCATGTAAATATTCTTCatctgggttggaggatttgagctatagacacaggctgaataggctggaacagATTTCCCTTGGagagtgactttatagaagtttataacatcatgaggcacatggagaattggtgcaggctggtaaaattgcaacatttaaaaggcctccCTCAGCAGGCCCACACACAGCCCGAGAAAGGCCTCTTTCTTCCCCCCAGCCCGCTCATTTCGAAGTTCCGGCACCAGTTCCTGCTCCGCTCGGCCTCTTACAAACAGCCCCCGGTTCTCCCTGAACTCACCCCGAATCAATCCCGGTCTCGCagccccctctgtgtcccaggTTCCCATCCCGATGTGCGGCTGGAAGGAGCCTGCTGATCTCTCCATTGCGGTCTGTTTCAAACAAACCTCTTGTACTCACTGAGTAAATGCTCCTCAATGGCAGCGCTGGCGGGAGGGCCTCACGTATGCGCTCCTCTACTCAGGAACAGTCAGCTTTGGGGAGAAAAGGTTCAGTCCCAGATAGAGTTGGGGCGGGAGTGAGCTGGAGGCGGAGCTGGATGATCAAAGACATTTCCCTTCTCTGTCTGTCACGCAGTTTGCTCTCCGGAcccgcctctcactctctgtcagctCTTTCTCAGTCAGGTCGGGCCGGGCTCTATAAAAAAGGAAGGGGCGACAGCTCGGCTCTCATTCGGCAGCGGTTGGAGTGAAGAAGCGTCATGTCTGGAAGAGGTAAAGGAGGCAAAGGCTTGGGAAAAGGGGGAGCGAAGCGGCACCGCAAAGTGCTCCGTGATAACATCCAGGGCATCACCAAACCAGCCATCCGGCGCCTGGCTCGCCGTGGCGGGGTCAAGCGCATCTCGGGCTTGATCTACGAGGAGACCCGCGGGGTGCTGAAGGTTTTCCTGGAGAATGTGATCAGAGATGCGGTCACCTACACTGAGCACGCCAAGCGCAAGACGGTCACTGCCATGGATGTGGTGTACGCTCTGAAACGCCAGGGCCGCACTCTCTATGGATTCGGCGGCTGAGCATAAAGCGACCCTTTTCCAGCGAAGCCAAAGGTTCTTTTCAGAGCCACCCACACCCTCCGAGAGAGAGCGGAGACCTGAGGACGGGCAAAGCAATGTATAGGGAGTGGATACTGTAACGGTTCTTTAACTTCCCATTGTGCTCTGATACTGTTGTTACATATTGCGGTAAATGTATTTCATTGACCCTTCCAGAAACGATAATTTCATGAGTTTTGATGCTGCGACACAGCGGATAATTTCATAGCCTGTTTTTTCCATGTGCCTGTTACAGACCGTTCAACCAGCCATTAAATTGCGTTTCGGCTTATTGTAATCTGGTTGACATAAAACATTGACTTGGTAGGGTTTTTGTAATTTTATCTTGGTACAATGTCAAGATGTTTAAAGCGGCGGGGTTTGTTAACGGCGGGTAGACGTTCGGTTGTTCAGTTTGTCTGAGCTGTTTTAAACCCCGCCAGACAGATCAGGCAACAATCCCTCCTTCCTGTCTGCCCTGACAGCTAACTAAGTTTTAATCGATTGCAATAAAATATctgaattcaaagtttgtgacaAGATTTGtggcttgttgttgtggttctgttcgccgagctggataTTTGTCTTGGAGACAtatcgtcccctgtctaggtgacatcctcagtgtttgggagcttCTCCTACATGCCTgaggaaacgtctgcaacacaaattcctagctcggcgaatACCACCACAACAAAGTATCTGAATTGCGGACGAGTGACGTAATATCTCTTATTATGATGTTTGATTTCAGGGTTTGAGAGGATGAATTCGGCGGGCATTTTCAAACTGACCAACTGTCATTTCACGTTACCCAATCAGCCTCCAACAATTATTTTCTATACATTCCGTTTCTCTGTGGGTTGAGGGACAGGGCTGTATCCAATCCCAGCTCTAGGGCGGGCTCTCCGTTCCCTTAAACAGGCAGCACCGCAGCAGCCTCAGCATTGACAGCagcagcctgtgtgtgtgttacagagagttggAGAGAATGGCCCGAACCAAGCAGACAGCGCGCAAATCCACCGGAGGCAAAGCTCCCCGCAAGCAACTGGCGACCAAAGCGGCCCGCAAGAGCGCTCCGGCCACGGGCGGAGTGAAGAAGCCTCATCGCTACAGGCCCGGCACGGTGGCTCTGCGGGAGATCCGCCGCTACCAGAAATCCACCGAGCTGCTGATCCGCAAACTGCCCTTCCAGCGGCTGGTGCGAGAGATCGCTCAGGACTTCAAGACCGACCTGCGCTTCCAGAGCTCGGCGGTGATGGCCCTGCAGGAGGCCAGCGAGGCTTACCTGGTGGGACTGTTTGAGGACACCAACCTGTGCGCCATCCACGCCAAGCGGGTTACTATCATGCCCAAAGACATCCAGCTGGCCCGCCGGATCCGCGGGGAGCGCGCCTAAACGGAGCCTGGCCGGCCCTGCACATTcaccccgagagagagagagcgagaaacacaaCGGCTCTTTTCAGAGCCACTAAACCATCCAGAGAGAGCGGGAGACGATGGGGTACATTAATATTGTAATTATAAAACAAGGAAGTACATACGGAATGAGTTATAGGCAATATTGACACGTGCAgtgaagtcacatctaatgaGATTTCCCGTCTTCGTAAAATTTGTTATgacattgtgaaatataatttTAACATCACCTTGTGTTCGTGGATTGTAAATTGCCgcgaatctctctctgtctcggttTTCATATGGCCTGTCGTTGGGGGAATGGGAAAGATTTCGCGCCAAGAGATGGAATTGTTACTTGCGGACGTTGATAGCGTATTTTAGGAAGTGCACCGGAGCTGAGTAAAGCATTAATGGGGAGTCAGTTAAACACGAAAGTCACAGACAGCGGCGGTCAAGTTCCAACTACTGAGATCTCCGGTGATCGCAGATTTTGTTATAATAGATTGCAGGATTTAACTAATGGGGGATGGGATAGAATTGGCGCCAAAAGGTCAACGGCtcattttcaaatttgaaaaacCCACTAACATGTGGAAAAGACCGCGAAGTTTTACAGATGAGAATGCGAAAGTACTTAGGCGGTGATTTGTCTATCTACAGAAGTGTAGTTCATACAATCTCACTTTACCCCGTTCCCTCCTTTTACAGCTGAAAAAAAATCAACCACGGGTATTTtatatgctctctctctctctctctctctctctgggggtAGAGAAGAAAGTCTATCTATAAACACACTAGTGAACAAAGCGCAGAGGGATAGGGGCCGCTCAGTAGTATTTGCTATATCGACTGTATACTTATTGCATTGGGTCAATTCAGCTTTTCCTGATGGAATCAAAGCGAATGTGAAACCCGATCGGGGACATTTGTCATTCTGCAAGTCCAAATTCTACATGTGGCTGTGTGTTTTGCCGGTTTAGGGGGTGGGGATATGGGGAAGGGAAGCGGTGGcggtaatgtgtgtgtgtgtgtgtgtgtgtgtgtgtgtgtgtgcgcgtgcgcgcgCGAGTGGAAAGGGGTATACGCGTACATCAAAGAGAGTGCATATCTAACTGAGGGACAGTATGTGCGAGCGTATGAGGGAGATTCAccgtgagtgactgtgtgtgtgtatttcgcTCAAAAGCTGTAAGAacctgtaaatccattttttttcTTTAGATTAGAATCTGTCTGACCCTTGTGGCACAGAGAGTCTCCTACAGAGCAACGTACACCTGAAAGTCATGAGCTGAGCCAACGTGACACCAGTTGTTCAGATGGAAgttccgaaaactagtgcttgcaactaaacctgttgggctataagctggtgttgcgtgatttctaactttatacaccccagtaaAGTATCAGCATCTCCAAACCACAAGTATTCAATAACAAGGCGATAGTAACTGACTGATCTCGGGTACAAAGTTCAAGCTTCTCCccattaaaaataaaataaatccgACAGAGAAGACGGTGTAGCTCCTTTCACAGCTGCCGTGAGTGGCTCTGAAAAGAGCCTGTGGGTTGTCAGATTCAGGAATGGTGTCTTTACTTTTTAAAACGGCTCCCGCAGCGGCGGTTTTCTTGGGTACTTCAACTCTTCCTAAATAAGGTGAAACTGCCTGCGAGCGACGATTACAGGAACTGAGTGACGCATTTATAGGACGATGATTAAACACAAGCGACCACAGACATTTACAAATCAATAAAAAAAAATACACTCTGACCATTGTtatcatagctgaaaatgtgttgcgggaaaagcgcagcagctcaggcagcatccaaggaagaggagaattgacgtttcggacataagcccttctacTCCCTCCGTTCCACCCCCAGCCTAGAAAACAATAGATTCTccggttccttggatgctgcctgacctggtgcgcttttccagcaacacattttcagctctgatctccaccatctgtagtcctcactttctccattgttaTAATATCAGATAATACTTCATACATGATAGGTTTTTCACACTTGTGTCACCATCAAGAAAGATTTCACAGTAGATCACACACACGGTGACAGTACAGTATGGAAAAAGGCAGGAACCGAAACCGATAACAAATAATTAAAGGAAGGTGATTCAATCCTACGGAGGGAACAGCTCCTTTCACAATGTGAGTGGCTCTTAAAAGAGCCTTTGGGTTGTCAGATAGAAGAATACTCTCTTCACTTTTTAGCGGATCCAACAGCGGAAGTTTTCTTGGGCAGCAGCACGGCCTGGATGTTAGGCAGCACCCCGCCCTGAGCGATGGTCACCCCTCCCAACAGCTTGTTGAGCTCCTCGTCGTTGCGCACGGCCAGCTGTAGGTGCCTGGGGATGATGCGGGTCTTCTTGTTGTCCCGGGCCGCGTTGCCGGCCAGCTCCAGGATTTCAGCCGTCAGATACTCCAGCACCGCAGCCAGATAGACCGGCGCTCCGGCACCCACACGCTCAGCATAGTTACCCTTTCTCAGGAGCCTGTGAACACGGCCAACCGGGAACTGCAGGCCAGCCCGGGACGATCGAGACTTCGCCTTGGCGCGACCTTTCCCACCGCCCTTTCCTCTTCCAGACATGACCACAAtctcacaaacactgtcacagataatgctgcactccgcCCACATTGCGGCCTCTTAGACCTTCGGGCGGAATGGTGTGGCGGCCATTTCTGATTGGTCCCATTGTTCAGCCCCTCCTAATGTTGTTTCAATTCCCAATCAGATATCTGTCTCATTCCCCAATCCGGAGAGGGCCCGGGGAGGAGGGCGGAAAGTACCGGCGCCAAATCATCAACCGCCTACTTTCCAATTTGAAAAGCCCGCCAGTTTACAAACAAAGGTGTGTGTTCTATATTGAAAAAGGAAGTACAAAAACGGAGGAACTTTTATAAAATACTCGTATCTTAATTTACTTGGGGTTTATAAATGTATACTTCACTCGATCTGTCTCTCCCTCATTTACTGAGCTGTATCCCTCCATTTCTAATCTTGAGTGGGTAATTTTCTAAACCTTAAGCAGCTGAAACGAAACAGGCCAAACACTGCAGTCGCTTCACATTTCAGTAGCACCCCGGCCTCCTGATA
It encodes the following:
- the LOC140471004 gene encoding histone H4, which encodes MSGRGKGGKGLGKGGAKRHRKVLRDNIQGITKPAIRRLARRGGVKRISGLIYEETRGVLKVFLENVIRDAVTYTEHAKRKTVTAMDVVYALKRQGRTLYGFGG
- the LOC140471003 gene encoding histone H3 gives rise to the protein MARTKQTARKSTGGKAPRKQLATKAARKSAPATGGVKKPHRYRPGTVALREIRRYQKSTELLIRKLPFQRLVREIAQDFKTDLRFQSSAVMALQEASEAYLVGLFEDTNLCAIHAKRVTIMPKDIQLARRIRGERA